The following are encoded together in the Coffea arabica cultivar ET-39 chromosome 1c, Coffea Arabica ET-39 HiFi, whole genome shotgun sequence genome:
- the LOC113727035 gene encoding uncharacterized protein, producing MDYNLAALKLLCMHLKKAQQVISDSQSSFSLGGILFQRAWIQGILVSAVPSSSSTAPSETGCRFLLDDGTGIIELILSGDFRNRHWETGMYVMVVGGYFIQTGDVPMIKVHKIVDLSAFPDREAVWYLEVMEAFKLFYQPSI from the exons ATGGACTACAATCTGGCAGCACTCAAGCTGCTATGCATGCATCTAAAGAAGGCCCAGCAAGTGATTTCTGACTCCCAGTCCTCCTTCAGTCTTGGAGGTATTCTGTTTCAGCGTGCTTGGATCCAG GGCATTTTAGTCTCGGCAGTGCCTTCCTCTTCCTCCACGGCCCCCAGTGAAACTGGCTGCCGCTTCCTCCTTGATGATGGCACCGGAATCATTGAGCTCATCCTGTCGGGTGATTTCCGTAACCGCCATTGGGAAACAG GAATGTATGTCATGGTAGTTGGAGGTTATTTTATACAGACAGGTGATGTACCCATGATTAAG GTTCACAAGATTGTTGATCTTTCTGCATTTCCTGATCGAGAGGCAGTGTGGTATCTTGAAGTCATGGAGGCCTTCAAACTTTTCTACCAGCCCTCTATTTGA